Proteins encoded in a region of the Paucibacter sediminis genome:
- a CDS encoding molybdopterin cofactor-binding domain-containing protein, with amino-acid sequence MSGLSRRDLLRGTILLGLSASGTLLWRSGHAEDQLPGPLLHPLLLIDPVQGLRLRIARSEMGQGVASGLAQLLAWELDLPWAQLRIEHADIPAAIKRQGTSASDSLHSQFLVYRQAGALLRQALLEAAGRHWALPPAALRCADGAVHGPAGALDYRQLWAQLREPQIAAPPLRPGLPPLGAVLPRLDMAEKLRGRAVYGVDAAAAHSQALAFWIPPHGYSVVRVQRAPAGVRLLAGPTAVAVLAADTWSAWQARDALRVQLRRSDPAPNDNAALQRAFAARWRRPLFEQQRAGADWPAPDPARSISLQFQMPFLAHATLEPPAAVWRGASAEAWLATQSPAGARRSLQRLLGGEAEDYGLRKCWLGGGFGRKQYHDALERLILAWREAGRPAQDWHALYSRADEFASDPVRPASEHRLFAQLAPDGTIAAWRHQAVAAAVLPWYGSDQQLPPDQDYLSHAGLAMQAYRVAALHTESGGVRTAIPCGIWRGIGHVANCLVQEQGIDALAERAGADPARFRLGLLQAPRMRRVLEAVLAAGDWQWPPRPGRAQGLAVFQEQDEERGAPYGVFVAHLVSLARGPQGWGIERVDVAVDCGLVVAPDQVRAQFEGGVAWALSGMLAELRYVDGRPQARNFDAYPLLRHSEMPAVHVHLRPGAEHPSGAGEKGVPSLAPALLNAWAAAGGGRVTRLPWAQLPALLRGRAAPSQAQRGNS; translated from the coding sequence ATGAGCGGCCTGAGCCGCCGCGACCTGCTGCGCGGCACCATCCTGCTGGGGCTGTCGGCCAGCGGCACCCTGCTGTGGCGCAGCGGCCATGCCGAGGATCAGCTGCCCGGCCCGTTGCTGCATCCGTTGCTGCTGATCGACCCGGTGCAGGGCCTGCGCCTGCGCATCGCCCGTTCCGAGATGGGCCAGGGGGTTGCCAGCGGCCTGGCCCAGCTGCTGGCCTGGGAGCTGGACCTGCCCTGGGCGCAGCTGCGCATCGAACATGCCGACATCCCCGCCGCCATCAAGCGCCAGGGCACCAGCGCCAGCGACAGCCTGCACAGCCAGTTCCTGGTCTACCGCCAGGCCGGTGCACTGCTGCGCCAGGCCTTGCTGGAGGCCGCGGGCCGCCATTGGGCCCTGCCGCCCGCGGCCCTGCGCTGCGCCGATGGTGCCGTGCATGGCCCGGCCGGCGCGCTGGACTATCGGCAGCTGTGGGCGCAGCTGCGTGAGCCGCAGATCGCCGCGCCGCCGCTGCGCCCCGGCCTGCCGCCGTTGGGTGCGGTGCTGCCGCGCCTGGACATGGCCGAGAAGCTGCGCGGCCGCGCCGTCTACGGCGTCGATGCCGCGGCCGCGCACAGCCAGGCCCTGGCCTTCTGGATCCCGCCGCATGGCTACAGCGTCGTGCGCGTGCAGCGCGCGCCGGCCGGGGTGCGCCTGCTGGCCGGCCCGACGGCGGTGGCGGTGCTGGCGGCCGATACCTGGTCGGCCTGGCAGGCGCGCGACGCGCTGCGCGTGCAGCTGCGCCGCAGCGACCCGGCGCCCAACGACAACGCCGCGCTGCAGCGCGCCTTTGCGGCGCGCTGGCGGCGCCCTCTGTTTGAGCAGCAGCGCGCCGGCGCCGACTGGCCCGCGCCCGATCCGGCGCGCAGCATCAGCCTGCAATTCCAAATGCCCTTCTTGGCCCATGCCACGCTGGAGCCGCCGGCGGCGGTGTGGCGCGGCGCCAGTGCCGAGGCCTGGCTGGCCACACAAAGCCCGGCCGGCGCGCGGCGCAGCCTGCAGCGCCTGCTGGGCGGCGAGGCCGAGGACTATGGCTTGCGCAAATGCTGGCTGGGCGGCGGCTTCGGCCGCAAGCAATACCACGATGCGCTGGAGCGCCTGATCCTGGCCTGGCGCGAGGCCGGCCGCCCGGCGCAGGACTGGCATGCGCTCTACAGCCGCGCGGACGAGTTCGCCAGCGATCCGGTGCGCCCCGCCAGCGAGCATCGCCTGTTCGCCCAGCTGGCCCCCGACGGCACGATCGCGGCCTGGCGCCACCAGGCCGTGGCGGCGGCGGTGCTGCCCTGGTACGGCAGCGATCAGCAGCTGCCGCCCGACCAGGACTATCTATCCCACGCCGGCCTCGCCATGCAGGCCTACCGCGTGGCGGCGCTGCATACCGAGAGCGGCGGCGTGCGCACGGCCATCCCCTGCGGCATCTGGCGCGGCATCGGCCATGTGGCCAACTGCCTGGTGCAGGAGCAGGGTATCGACGCGCTGGCCGAGCGCGCCGGCGCCGACCCGGCGCGCTTTCGCCTGGGCCTCTTGCAGGCCCCGCGCATGCGCCGCGTGCTCGAGGCGGTGCTGGCGGCGGGCGACTGGCAATGGCCGCCGCGCCCCGGCCGGGCCCAGGGCCTGGCCGTCTTCCAGGAGCAGGACGAGGAGCGCGGTGCGCCCTATGGCGTGTTTGTCGCGCACCTGGTGAGCCTGGCGCGCGGCCCGCAGGGCTGGGGCATAGAGCGGGTGGACGTGGCGGTGGACTGCGGCCTGGTGGTGGCGCCCGACCAGGTGCGCGCGCAGTTCGAGGGCGGGGTGGCCTGGGCGCTCTCGGGCATGCTGGCCGAGCTGCGCTATGTGGACGGCCGGCCGCAGGCGCGCAACTTCGACGCCTACCCCCTGCTGCGCCACAGCGAGATGCCCGCGGTGCACGTGCACCTGCGCCCCGGCGCCGAGCATCCCAGCGGCGCGGGCGAGAAAGGCGTGCCCTCGCTGGCGCCGGCGCTGCTGAATGCCTGGGCCGCCGCCGGCGGGGGGCGCGTCACCCGCCTGCCCTGGGCCCAGCTGCCCGCCCTGCTGCGGGGCCGTGCCGCGCCGTCTCAAGCTCAGCGGGGGAATTCGTGA
- a CDS encoding (2Fe-2S)-binding protein — translation MGKVMVELQVNGAPLRGEVDAGMPLLWFLRDVGGLRGSKFGCGAGLCGACTVHIDGAAARACQVPVGALRGQQVSTIEGLAAQALEHPLLRSWERHQVAQCGYCQTGQIMSAAALLAQGRPISEADVIAAMEGNLCRCGSYLRIRRAVLDAAAELGLLAPGTARPGPGPLTQEAAP, via the coding sequence GTGGGCAAGGTGATGGTGGAGTTGCAGGTGAATGGCGCGCCGCTGCGCGGCGAGGTGGATGCAGGGATGCCGCTGCTGTGGTTTCTGCGCGATGTGGGCGGGCTCAGGGGCAGCAAGTTCGGCTGCGGCGCCGGCCTTTGCGGCGCCTGCACGGTGCATATCGACGGCGCCGCGGCGCGCGCCTGCCAGGTGCCGGTGGGGGCGCTGCGGGGCCAGCAGGTCAGCACCATCGAGGGGCTGGCGGCACAGGCCCTCGAGCATCCGCTGCTGCGCAGCTGGGAGCGCCACCAGGTGGCCCAGTGCGGCTATTGCCAGACCGGCCAGATCATGAGTGCCGCCGCCCTGCTGGCGCAGGGGCGCCCGATCAGCGAGGCCGATGTGATCGCCGCCATGGAGGGCAATCTGTGCCGCTGCGGCAGCTACCTGCGCATACGCCGGGCGGTGCTGGACGCGGCGGCCGAGCTGGGCCTGCTGGCGCCGGGCACGGCGCGGCCGGGGCCCGGCCCGCTGACCCAGGAGGCGGCGCCATGA
- a CDS encoding LytTR family DNA-binding domain-containing protein translates to MHNASPAISLETPWIDTRLYALLLRGRVWPVALALFAATALYCAASRLLHGSRLDWGHCALPWAAAVSLPWVAAWVLARRGWRPARRGALWAWAAALAALAWAGRLGLECLLLGFDAGTALRDSFAALSTWPVATLAYALILHWRGPPAPAPLPAAAAPALIELPQSPGERLAWPEVEAVLAAGNYVELCVRGRRHLLRSTMADTEALLAPMPGSAFVRIHRTVLVNLAAVQGLTRAPGAALTVLMRDGSQHPVSRRRQAELEAAWQRHRSASAAPANPHHDSRFCMNTLSGSSR, encoded by the coding sequence ATGCACAACGCATCCCCTGCCATCTCGCTTGAGACCCCGTGGATAGACACGCGGCTGTACGCCTTGCTGCTGCGCGGCCGGGTATGGCCGGTGGCCTTGGCCCTGTTCGCCGCCACCGCGCTCTACTGTGCCGCCAGCCGCCTGCTGCATGGCAGCCGGTTGGACTGGGGCCATTGCGCCCTGCCCTGGGCGGCGGCCGTCAGCCTGCCCTGGGTGGCGGCCTGGGTGCTGGCGCGGCGCGGCTGGCGCCCGGCCCGGCGTGGCGCCCTGTGGGCCTGGGCAGCGGCGCTGGCCGCGCTGGCCTGGGCCGGCCGCCTCGGGCTGGAATGCCTGCTGCTGGGCTTTGACGCCGGCACCGCGCTGCGCGACAGCTTCGCCGCCCTCTCCACCTGGCCGGTGGCGACGCTGGCCTATGCGCTGATCCTGCATTGGCGCGGCCCGCCCGCACCGGCGCCGCTGCCGGCCGCCGCAGCTCCGGCCTTGATCGAGCTGCCGCAGAGCCCGGGCGAACGCCTGGCCTGGCCCGAGGTGGAGGCGGTGCTGGCGGCGGGCAACTATGTGGAGCTGTGCGTGCGCGGCCGGCGCCACCTGCTGCGCAGCACCATGGCCGACACCGAGGCCTTGCTGGCGCCCATGCCCGGCAGCGCTTTTGTGCGCATCCACCGCACCGTGCTGGTCAATCTGGCCGCGGTGCAGGGCCTGACGCGCGCGCCCGGCGCCGCGCTGACGGTGCTGATGCGCGACGGCAGCCAGCACCCGGTGAGCCGGCGCCGCCAGGCCGAGCTGGAAGCCGCCTGGCAGCGGCATCGATCAGCCAGCGCCGCCCCCGCCAACCCTCATCACGACAGCCGCTTCTGCATGAACACGCTCAGCGGGTCGTCGCGGTAG
- a CDS encoding GNAT family N-acetyltransferase yields MTAAIGFESPDQPEVIALIAELDAYQDRLYPPESRHALDLAALRQANVLFAVARDAAGRAVGCGAVVLGSAYGELKRMFVSPACRGQGLARRLLAALEAAALARGCAQLKLETGPFQPEALAFYAALGYTRRGPFGSYRDDPLSVFMQKRLS; encoded by the coding sequence ATGACGGCAGCGATCGGTTTTGAATCACCCGATCAGCCCGAGGTGATCGCGCTGATCGCCGAGCTCGATGCCTACCAGGACCGGCTCTATCCGCCGGAGAGCCGCCATGCGCTGGACCTGGCCGCGCTGCGGCAGGCAAACGTGCTGTTCGCGGTGGCGCGCGATGCCGCCGGGCGGGCCGTCGGCTGTGGCGCGGTGGTGCTGGGCTCCGCTTATGGCGAGCTCAAGCGCATGTTCGTGAGCCCGGCCTGCCGTGGCCAGGGCCTGGCGCGGCGCTTGCTGGCCGCCCTCGAGGCGGCCGCGCTGGCACGCGGCTGCGCCCAGCTCAAGCTCGAAACCGGGCCCTTCCAGCCCGAGGCGCTGGCCTTCTACGCGGCGCTGGGTTATACGCGCCGCGGCCCGTTCGGCAGCTACCGCGACGACCCGCTGAGCGTGTTCATGCAGAAGCGGCTGTCGTGA
- the cobA gene encoding uroporphyrinogen-III C-methyltransferase: MTTSHPVCLLGAGPGDPELLTLKALKRLQGAEVILSDDLVDARVLALANPAARVLRVGKRGGCVSTEQRFIHELMIREARAGHRVVRLKGGDPFVFGRGGEEMDALQAAGIAVEVVNGISAGLAAPASIGVPVTDRRCTPGVALVTGHNGEGGVAPDWAALAQSRLTLVIYMGLARAEAIVQALVDGGLPAHTPAAAIASAHTPRQRQQLCRLAELPAMLLREQLASPAILVVGEVVGLSAAWQGLQAELGLQRSA; encoded by the coding sequence ATGACCACAAGCCACCCCGTCTGCCTGCTTGGCGCCGGCCCCGGCGACCCCGAACTGCTGACGCTGAAGGCACTGAAGCGCCTGCAGGGCGCCGAGGTCATCCTCAGCGACGACCTGGTCGACGCCCGCGTGCTGGCGCTGGCGAACCCCGCCGCGCGCGTGCTGCGCGTCGGCAAGCGCGGTGGCTGCGTCTCCACCGAGCAGCGCTTCATCCACGAGCTGATGATCCGCGAGGCGCGCGCCGGCCATCGCGTCGTGCGCCTGAAGGGCGGCGACCCCTTTGTGTTCGGCCGCGGCGGCGAGGAGATGGACGCGCTGCAGGCTGCCGGCATCGCGGTGGAGGTGGTGAACGGCATCAGCGCCGGCCTGGCCGCGCCCGCCAGCATCGGCGTGCCGGTGACGGACCGCCGCTGCACCCCCGGGGTGGCCCTGGTGACCGGGCATAACGGTGAGGGTGGGGTGGCGCCAGACTGGGCCGCGCTGGCGCAGAGCCGGCTGACCCTGGTGATCTATATGGGCCTGGCGCGCGCCGAGGCTATCGTGCAGGCCCTCGTCGACGGTGGCCTGCCGGCCCATACCCCGGCCGCGGCGATCGCCTCGGCGCACACGCCGCGCCAGCGCCAGCAGCTCTGCCGCCTGGCCGAGCTGCCCGCCATGCTGTTGCGCGAGCAACTCGCCAGCCCGGCCATCCTGGTGGTGGGCGAGGTGGTGGGGCTCAGCGCCGCCTGGCAAGGCCTGCAGGCCGAGCTGGGCCTGCAGAGGAGCGCCTGA
- a CDS encoding nitrate reductase, with protein sequence MTETRSTCPYCGVGCGVIIESEGARITGVRGDPEHPANLGRLCSKGSTLHLTATPMVLQTRRLLQPAWRPARGAAPEALGWGEANERIAARLAAIRAEHGPDAIGFYISGQLLTEDYHAFNKLARAVVGTNNIDSNSRLCMSSAVVGYKQALGADAPPACYEDLELADCLFIAGANPAWAHPILFRRIEAARQQRPGMKIIVVDPRRTESAEFADLHLQILPGTDVALFHGMLHACIWEGWIDQAFIAAHTEGFEALKALVRAMTPAAAARVCGIAEADLLQAAAWFARSPASLSLYCMGLNQSSSGTAKNTALINLHLATGQIGRAGAGPFSLTGQPNAMGGRETGGMATLLPGHRDPANAEHRAEIARLWRVEALPEKPGKTAVELFEAAARGEIKALWIACTNPAQSLPEQALVRRALERCELVILQEAFADTATSAYADVLLPAASWGEKEGTVTNSERRISRVRAAVPPPGQARADWQIASDIAAALEKRLGLPRRFGYERPEQLWLEHREATRGRDLDISGLSYALLDRAGPQQWPFPEGALQGRARLYEDGRFATANGRARFVSQPFALPLAPANAQYPLALSTGRLRDQWHGMSRSGVVARLFGHEGAPALSLHPQELPRRGLAEGDLVRLRSAQGELTLPLRADAGVAPAQAYVPMHWGSEFVAGLGVNVLTQPGFCPDSKQPELKYAAISLQRLELPWRLSGAAWCSAGEGAAMRASLRALLAEFAYAHCVPVAGPEGREGLSFEAACAEAPPAALVARLAEALGLRGMGVLRYADSQRGRSRLLRLQGEGAEARLQALLLVGERGTAAWLLPLWRDALPVAPNPNQGRQLLAPEQLETAPAAARSPQVCNCFDVSEASIRSQLGHCSGTPGERLAGLQSALRCGTQCGSCLPALRRLVAAQTEEVSP encoded by the coding sequence ATGACCGAGACACGCTCCACCTGCCCCTACTGCGGCGTCGGTTGTGGGGTGATCATCGAGAGCGAGGGCGCCCGCATCACCGGCGTGCGCGGCGACCCCGAGCACCCGGCCAACCTCGGCCGCCTGTGCAGCAAGGGATCGACCCTGCACCTCACCGCCACGCCCATGGTGCTGCAGACGCGCCGGCTGTTGCAGCCGGCCTGGCGGCCCGCGCGCGGCGCGGCGCCCGAGGCGCTCGGCTGGGGCGAGGCGAACGAGCGCATCGCGGCGCGGCTCGCGGCCATCCGCGCCGAACATGGCCCCGACGCGATCGGCTTCTACATCTCGGGCCAGCTGCTCACCGAGGACTACCACGCCTTCAACAAGCTGGCGCGCGCGGTGGTGGGCACCAACAATATCGACAGCAACTCGCGCCTGTGCATGAGCTCGGCGGTGGTGGGCTACAAGCAGGCGCTGGGCGCCGATGCGCCGCCGGCCTGCTACGAGGATCTGGAGCTGGCGGACTGCCTCTTCATCGCCGGCGCGAATCCGGCCTGGGCCCACCCCATCCTGTTCCGCCGCATCGAGGCCGCCCGCCAGCAGCGGCCCGGCATGAAGATCATCGTGGTGGATCCGCGCCGCACCGAGAGCGCCGAGTTCGCCGACCTGCATCTGCAGATCCTGCCCGGCACCGATGTGGCGCTGTTCCACGGCATGCTGCACGCCTGCATCTGGGAGGGCTGGATAGACCAGGCCTTCATCGCCGCGCACACCGAGGGCTTCGAGGCGCTGAAAGCTTTGGTGCGTGCCATGACGCCGGCCGCGGCGGCGCGCGTCTGCGGCATTGCCGAGGCCGATCTGCTGCAGGCGGCCGCGTGGTTTGCCCGCTCGCCCGCCAGCCTCTCGCTCTACTGCATGGGCCTGAACCAGAGCAGCAGCGGCACCGCCAAGAACACCGCGCTCATCAATCTGCACCTGGCCACCGGCCAGATCGGCCGTGCCGGTGCCGGGCCGTTCTCGCTCACCGGCCAGCCCAATGCGATGGGCGGGCGCGAGACCGGCGGCATGGCCACGCTGCTGCCCGGCCATCGCGACCCCGCCAATGCCGAACACCGCGCCGAGATCGCGCGGCTCTGGCGCGTCGAGGCCCTGCCCGAGAAGCCGGGCAAGACCGCGGTGGAACTGTTCGAGGCGGCGGCGCGCGGCGAGATCAAGGCGCTCTGGATTGCCTGCACCAACCCGGCCCAGTCGCTGCCCGAGCAGGCCCTGGTGCGCCGCGCGCTGGAGCGTTGCGAGCTGGTGATCCTGCAGGAGGCCTTTGCCGACACCGCCACCTCCGCCTATGCCGACGTGCTGCTGCCCGCCGCCAGCTGGGGCGAGAAGGAGGGCACGGTCACCAACAGCGAGCGCCGCATCTCGCGCGTGCGCGCCGCCGTGCCGCCGCCCGGCCAGGCCAGGGCCGATTGGCAGATCGCCAGCGACATCGCCGCTGCGCTGGAAAAGCGCCTGGGCCTGCCGCGCCGCTTTGGCTACGAGCGGCCCGAGCAGCTCTGGCTGGAACACCGCGAGGCCACGCGTGGCCGCGACCTCGACATCAGCGGCCTGAGCTACGCGCTGCTGGACCGCGCCGGCCCGCAGCAATGGCCCTTTCCCGAGGGCGCGCTGCAAGGCCGGGCCCGGCTCTACGAAGACGGCCGCTTCGCCACCGCCAACGGCCGCGCCCGCTTCGTCAGCCAGCCGTTCGCCCTGCCGCTGGCCCCGGCGAATGCGCAATATCCGCTCGCGCTCAGCACCGGCCGCCTACGCGACCAATGGCATGGCATGAGCCGCAGCGGCGTGGTGGCGCGCCTGTTCGGCCACGAGGGCGCGCCGGCGTTGAGCCTGCACCCGCAGGAGCTGCCGCGCCGCGGCCTGGCCGAGGGCGATCTGGTGCGCCTGCGCTCGGCGCAGGGCGAGTTGACGCTGCCGCTGCGCGCCGATGCCGGCGTGGCGCCCGCCCAGGCCTATGTGCCCATGCATTGGGGCAGCGAGTTCGTCGCCGGGCTGGGCGTCAACGTGCTCACCCAGCCGGGCTTCTGCCCCGATTCCAAGCAGCCCGAGCTGAAGTACGCCGCGATCTCGTTGCAGCGCCTGGAGCTGCCCTGGCGGCTCAGTGGCGCGGCCTGGTGCAGCGCCGGCGAGGGCGCGGCGATGCGTGCCAGTTTGCGCGCCCTGCTGGCCGAGTTCGCCTACGCGCATTGCGTGCCGGTGGCCGGTCCGGAGGGGCGCGAGGGCTTGAGCTTCGAGGCCGCCTGCGCCGAGGCGCCGCCGGCCGCCCTGGTGGCACGCCTGGCCGAGGCGCTGGGCCTGCGTGGCATGGGGGTGCTGCGTTATGCCGACAGCCAACGCGGCCGCAGCCGGCTGCTGCGCCTGCAGGGCGAGGGCGCCGAGGCACGCCTGCAGGCCCTGCTGCTGGTGGGCGAGCGCGGCACCGCCGCCTGGTTATTGCCGCTGTGGCGCGATGCCCTGCCGGTGGCCCCGAACCCGAATCAGGGCCGCCAGCTGCTCGCGCCCGAGCAGCTGGAGACGGCGCCCGCCGCCGCGCGCAGCCCCCAGGTCTGCAACTGTTTCGACGTGTCCGAGGCCAGCATCCGCAGCCAGCTTGGCCATTGCAGCGGCACGCCGGGCGAACGCCTGGCGGGCCTGCAAAGTGCGCTGCGCTGCGGCACCCAATGCGGCTCCTGCCTGCCGGCGCTGCGGCGCCTGGTGGCCGCCCAAACCGAGGAGGTTTCCCCATGA
- the nirD gene encoding nitrite reductase small subunit NirD has protein sequence MSDWKTICAVADIPVLGARRVQRAQGPQVALFRTVDDQVFALLDRCPHKAGPLSQGIVFGKAVACPLHNWTIALDSGCAREPDEGATPTFTVRVEEGQVLLNQHELDTIAIELQPVKAGPCARAC, from the coding sequence ATGAGTGACTGGAAAACCATCTGCGCCGTGGCCGACATCCCCGTGCTGGGCGCCCGCCGCGTGCAGCGCGCCCAGGGGCCGCAAGTGGCGCTGTTCCGCACCGTCGACGACCAGGTGTTTGCGCTGCTGGACCGCTGCCCGCACAAGGCCGGGCCCTTGAGCCAGGGCATCGTGTTCGGCAAGGCCGTCGCCTGCCCCCTGCACAACTGGACCATCGCGCTGGACAGCGGCTGCGCGCGCGAGCCCGACGAGGGCGCCACGCCCACCTTCACGGTGCGCGTTGAAGAGGGTCAGGTCTTGCTGAACCAGCATGAGCTCGACACCATCGCGATCGAGCTGCAGCCCGTCAAGGCGGGGCCCTGCGCCAGGGCTTGCTGA
- the nirB gene encoding nitrite reductase large subunit NirB, translating into MKKMKLVLVGNGMAGVRTLEELLKIAPDLYDITVFGAEPHPNYNRILLSPVLAGEQTVDEIILNPLSWYEEQGITLHLGKQVTQIDRIKRRVIAEDGTEADYDRLLIATGSSPFILPVPGKDLDGVIAYRDIADTNAMIEAATKYRHAVVIGGGLLGLEAANGLMLRGMQVTVVHLGDWLMERQLDDHAGELLRKSLEQRGLRFLLGAQTQALIGDKDGRVMAVQFKDGKEIPADLVVMAAGIRPNTELAASAGIHCNRGIVVSDTMQTTTDPRIYSVGECAAHRGIAYGLVAPLFEQGKVCATHLAEFGIGRYQGSQTSTKLKVTGIDLFSAGDFMGGEGSEEIVMSDPFAGVYKKLVIKNDQLVGACLYGDTVDGSWYFKLLREGRKVADIRDKLMFGESNIGDVGHQGHSKAAAMADSDEVCGCNGVNKGTICKAIKEKGLFTLEEVRKHTKASASCGSCTGLVEQLLMFTAGGDYSATPKKKAICACTDMSHQDVRDAIFAEHLTSLDAVYQTLGWKTPNGCASCRPALNYYLISSWPKEAQDDPQSRFINERAHANIQKDGSYSVIPRMWGGETTADELRRIADAVDKYQIPTVKVTGGQRIDLLGVKKEDLVNVWKDIGMPSGHAYAKALRTVKTCVGSEWCRMGTQDSTQMGKDLERAMWRMYAPHKVKFAVSGCPRNCAEAGIKDVGIIGVDSGWEMYIAGNGGIKTEVAHFFTKLKTAEEVLEYTGAFMQLYRKEGWYLERTVHYVGRVGLDHVKARILDDHAGRKALWAELQFALDGEPDPWFDFDQAKVDLRQFEAV; encoded by the coding sequence TGGGCAACGGCATGGCCGGTGTGCGCACCCTGGAAGAGTTGCTGAAGATCGCGCCGGATCTCTATGACATCACGGTGTTCGGCGCCGAGCCGCATCCCAACTACAACCGCATCCTGCTGAGCCCGGTGCTGGCCGGCGAGCAGACGGTGGACGAGATCATCCTCAACCCGCTCTCCTGGTACGAAGAGCAGGGCATCACCCTGCACCTGGGCAAGCAGGTGACGCAGATCGACCGCATCAAGCGCCGTGTGATTGCAGAGGATGGCACCGAGGCCGATTACGACCGCCTGCTGATTGCCACCGGCTCCAGCCCCTTCATCCTGCCGGTGCCCGGCAAGGACCTGGACGGCGTGATCGCCTACCGCGACATCGCCGATACCAACGCCATGATCGAGGCCGCCACCAAGTACCGGCATGCGGTGGTGATCGGCGGCGGGCTGCTGGGCCTGGAGGCCGCCAACGGCCTGATGCTGCGCGGCATGCAGGTGACGGTGGTGCACCTGGGCGACTGGCTGATGGAGCGCCAGCTCGACGACCATGCCGGCGAGCTGCTGCGCAAATCGCTGGAGCAGCGCGGCCTGCGCTTTCTGCTCGGCGCGCAGACCCAGGCGCTGATTGGTGACAAAGACGGCCGCGTGATGGCGGTGCAGTTCAAGGACGGCAAGGAGATCCCGGCCGACCTCGTCGTGATGGCCGCCGGCATCCGCCCCAATACCGAGCTGGCCGCATCGGCCGGCATCCATTGCAACCGCGGCATCGTCGTCAGCGACACCATGCAGACCACCACCGACCCGCGCATCTACTCGGTCGGTGAATGCGCGGCCCACCGCGGCATCGCCTATGGCCTGGTCGCGCCCCTGTTCGAGCAGGGCAAGGTCTGCGCCACCCATCTGGCCGAGTTCGGCATCGGCCGCTATCAGGGCAGCCAGACCAGCACCAAGCTCAAGGTCACTGGCATCGACCTGTTCTCGGCCGGTGATTTCATGGGCGGCGAGGGCAGCGAAGAGATCGTGATGAGCGATCCCTTCGCCGGGGTCTACAAAAAGCTCGTCATCAAGAACGACCAGCTGGTGGGCGCCTGCCTCTACGGCGACACCGTCGACGGCAGCTGGTACTTCAAGCTGCTGCGCGAGGGCCGCAAGGTGGCCGACATCCGCGACAAGCTGATGTTCGGCGAAAGCAATATCGGCGACGTGGGCCACCAGGGCCACAGCAAGGCGGCCGCCATGGCCGACAGCGACGAGGTCTGCGGCTGCAACGGCGTCAACAAGGGAACGATCTGCAAGGCCATCAAGGAGAAGGGCCTGTTCACGCTCGAAGAGGTGCGCAAGCACACCAAGGCCAGCGCCTCCTGCGGCAGCTGCACCGGCCTGGTGGAGCAGCTGCTGATGTTCACTGCCGGCGGTGACTATTCGGCCACGCCCAAGAAGAAGGCGATCTGTGCCTGCACCGACATGAGCCACCAGGACGTGCGCGATGCCATTTTTGCGGAGCACCTCACCAGCCTGGATGCGGTCTACCAGACCCTGGGCTGGAAGACGCCCAACGGTTGCGCGAGCTGCCGCCCGGCGCTGAACTACTACCTGATTTCCTCCTGGCCCAAGGAGGCGCAGGACGATCCGCAGAGCCGCTTCATCAACGAGCGCGCCCACGCCAATATCCAGAAGGACGGCAGCTACTCGGTGATCCCGCGCATGTGGGGCGGCGAGACCACCGCGGACGAGTTGCGCCGCATCGCCGACGCGGTGGACAAGTACCAGATTCCCACCGTCAAGGTCACCGGCGGCCAGCGCATCGACCTGCTGGGCGTGAAGAAGGAAGACCTGGTGAACGTCTGGAAGGACATCGGCATGCCCTCGGGCCATGCCTATGCCAAGGCCCTGCGCACGGTGAAGACCTGCGTGGGCTCCGAATGGTGCCGCATGGGCACGCAGGACAGCACCCAGATGGGCAAGGACCTGGAGCGCGCGATGTGGCGCATGTATGCGCCGCACAAGGTCAAGTTCGCGGTCAGCGGCTGCCCGCGCAACTGCGCCGAGGCCGGCATCAAGGACGTGGGCATCATCGGCGTGGACAGCGGCTGGGAGATGTATATCGCCGGCAACGGCGGCATCAAGACCGAGGTGGCGCATTTCTTCACCAAGCTGAAGACGGCCGAGGAGGTGCTGGAGTACACCGGCGCCTTCATGCAGCTCTACCGCAAGGAGGGCTGGTACCTGGAGCGCACCGTGCACTACGTCGGCCGCGTGGGCCTGGACCATGTGAAGGCCCGCATCCTGGACGACCACGCCGGACGCAAAGCGCTCTGGGCCGAGCTGCAGTTCGCGCTCGATGGCGAGCCCGATCCATGGTTCGATTTCGACCAGGCCAAGGTCGATCTGCGCCAGTTTGAAGCTGTTTGA